One genomic region from Labilithrix sp. encodes:
- a CDS encoding metal-dependent hydrolase, protein MAAATSPGFTTKRGLKVRAPKLAFEGTSKRWMANSRAATHIANGVNLLFPAGERFFIRSVRHYLDRITPELAAEVRGFFGQEGRHAYAHERFFDTLRAQGYDIDSILRRYERVAYDGIEKVSPAVLCLSVTVALEHFTAILAEDALSTDELGHADTEVRRLMEWHAVEELEHKAVAFDVLKQVAPGYGIRVAGMVFATIVLSGFWLFATRELLAQDGSSLREAARELEELRKEAERLAKESGRQTALAQPIATGVFLRGIREYLRPGFHPNDRDHRALIASTLERLNREGVV, encoded by the coding sequence ATGGCAGCCGCGACAAGCCCGGGTTTTACGACGAAACGAGGCCTCAAGGTGCGCGCGCCGAAGCTCGCGTTCGAGGGGACGTCGAAGCGCTGGATGGCGAACAGCCGCGCCGCCACCCACATCGCGAACGGGGTGAACCTGCTCTTTCCCGCCGGCGAGCGCTTCTTCATCCGGAGCGTGCGGCACTACCTCGATCGCATCACGCCCGAGCTCGCGGCCGAGGTGCGCGGCTTCTTCGGGCAGGAGGGGCGCCACGCGTACGCGCACGAGCGCTTCTTCGACACGCTCCGCGCGCAGGGCTACGACATCGACTCGATCCTCCGCCGCTACGAGCGCGTCGCGTACGACGGCATCGAGAAGGTCTCGCCGGCGGTGCTCTGCCTCTCCGTGACCGTCGCCCTCGAGCACTTCACCGCCATCCTCGCGGAAGACGCGCTCTCGACCGACGAGCTGGGGCACGCCGACACCGAGGTGCGGCGGCTGATGGAGTGGCACGCGGTCGAGGAGCTCGAACACAAGGCCGTCGCATTCGACGTCCTCAAGCAGGTCGCGCCGGGCTACGGCATTCGCGTCGCGGGGATGGTGTTCGCGACGATCGTGCTGAGCGGCTTCTGGCTCTTCGCGACGCGCGAGCTCCTCGCGCAAGACGGCTCGTCGCTGCGTGAGGCCGCGCGCGAGCTCGAGGAGCTCCGCAAGGAGGCCGAGCGCCTCGCGAAGGAGAGCGGCCGGCAGACGGCGCTCGCCCAGCCGATCGCGACAGGCGTGTTCCTCCGCGGTATTCGCGAGTACCTCCGGCCGGGCTTCCACCCGAACGATCGCGATCACCGCGCGCTCATCGCCTCGACGCTCGAACGCCTCAATCGCGAAGGCGTCGTCTGA
- a CDS encoding serine/threonine protein kinase: MRVVAPTLPRHPSTEIRRVADRGSEPLVDGRYRVLDRIAQGGMGVVYRAEDVMLQRLAALKVIDPRFAQSTSLVQQFHREARALARLRHDNVVQIYAFGASGRSYFFAMEYVEGENLDAVIERCRSEDTWLPLDHVLAILRKVAGGLGAAHERHVTHRDVKPANIVIERETGRPVLVDFGIARRAGDTHAGEVAGTPAYMAPEQIRNDVDLIGPRSDVYALACTAYEMIARRPPFDGEHPQSMIFAHLDRPPPPLSGFRPSCAGLDAVFARALAKHPADRHASCTAFVGDLEAAAAWTPPVAKEPRAAADVIVLASDEGIRRIVVREAARSLKDAGRATDVACVSATDELLAALAARAPAAVVLDDAGATVTIARRLRALAPGTGIVVLTRDMLAERAVWSELDARRVAKPLSSRALAATLDAILARR; encoded by the coding sequence ATGCGCGTCGTAGCGCCGACGTTGCCGCGCCACCCGTCGACCGAGATCCGCCGCGTCGCCGACCGAGGCTCGGAGCCGCTCGTCGACGGTCGCTATCGCGTCCTCGACCGCATCGCGCAGGGCGGGATGGGCGTCGTGTACCGCGCCGAAGACGTGATGCTCCAGCGCCTCGCCGCGCTCAAGGTCATCGATCCGCGCTTCGCGCAGTCGACCTCGCTCGTGCAGCAGTTCCACCGCGAAGCCCGCGCCCTCGCGCGTCTCCGTCACGACAACGTGGTCCAGATCTACGCGTTCGGCGCGAGCGGCCGCTCGTACTTCTTCGCGATGGAGTACGTCGAAGGCGAGAACCTCGACGCCGTCATCGAGCGGTGCCGGAGCGAGGACACCTGGCTCCCGCTCGACCACGTGCTCGCGATCCTGCGCAAGGTCGCGGGCGGGCTCGGGGCCGCGCACGAACGGCACGTCACCCACCGCGACGTGAAGCCCGCGAACATCGTGATCGAGCGCGAGACGGGGCGGCCCGTGCTCGTCGACTTCGGCATCGCGCGACGGGCCGGCGACACGCACGCCGGCGAGGTCGCCGGCACGCCCGCGTACATGGCGCCGGAGCAGATCCGCAACGACGTGGACCTCATCGGACCCCGCTCCGACGTGTACGCGCTCGCGTGCACAGCCTACGAGATGATCGCGCGCCGTCCGCCGTTCGACGGCGAGCATCCGCAGTCGATGATCTTCGCGCACCTCGATCGGCCGCCGCCGCCGCTCTCCGGCTTTCGTCCGTCCTGTGCCGGGCTCGACGCCGTGTTCGCGCGCGCGCTCGCGAAGCACCCCGCCGATCGCCACGCGAGCTGCACCGCCTTCGTCGGCGACCTCGAGGCCGCGGCGGCGTGGACGCCTCCCGTCGCGAAGGAGCCCCGCGCCGCCGCCGACGTGATCGTCCTCGCCTCCGACGAAGGGATCCGCCGCATCGTCGTCCGCGAGGCCGCGCGCTCGCTGAAGGACGCCGGTCGCGCGACCGACGTCGCCTGCGTGTCGGCGACGGACGAGCTCCTCGCGGCGCTCGCGGCGCGCGCGCCGGCGGCGGTGGTGCTCGATGACGCGGGGGCGACGGTGACGATCGCGCGCCGTCTCCGCGCGCTCGCGCCCGGTACCGGCATCGTCGTCCTCACGCGCGACATGCTCGCGGAGCGCGCGGTGTGGTCGGAGCTCGACGCGCGCCGCGTCGCGAAGCCGCTCAGCTCCCGCGCGCTCGCCGCCACCCTCGACGCGATCCTCGCGCGCCGATGA
- a CDS encoding endonuclease V, whose product MKLIACVDADYRDHEAVTAIVGVRDWTDATPAIERVVRSPHAPAPYAPGEFYRRELPGILAALAALAAASSDASVVVIDGYVWLGGARPGLGARLHDALGGAVPIVGVAKTPFRDNDRAAAVVRGGSARPLFVTAAGMDLQTATAHVTRMHGPHRLPTILKRADRLARDA is encoded by the coding sequence ATGAAGCTCATCGCCTGCGTCGACGCCGATTACCGGGACCACGAGGCCGTCACGGCCATCGTCGGCGTCCGCGACTGGACCGACGCGACGCCCGCGATCGAGCGGGTCGTCCGCTCCCCCCACGCGCCCGCGCCCTACGCGCCGGGCGAGTTCTACCGCCGCGAGCTGCCGGGGATCCTCGCCGCGCTCGCGGCGCTCGCGGCCGCCTCCTCGGACGCGAGCGTCGTCGTGATCGACGGCTACGTCTGGCTCGGCGGCGCGCGCCCCGGCCTCGGCGCGCGCCTTCACGACGCGCTCGGCGGCGCGGTCCCGATCGTCGGCGTCGCGAAGACGCCGTTCCGGGACAACGATCGCGCCGCCGCGGTCGTGCGCGGCGGCAGCGCGCGCCCGCTGTTCGTCACGGCGGCGGGGATGGACCTCCAGACCGCGACCGCGCACGTCACGCGGATGCACGGCCCGCATCGCCTCCCGACGATCCTCAAGCGCGCCGACCGCCTCGCCCGCGACGCCTGA
- a CDS encoding response regulator produces the protein MNRKRLLIVDDEKLVHDVIGRALRRRIDIVHELSAEEALEHLAIELEGGAFDVVLLDVCMPGVPDGIDFFRYIQRIDAGRRPPVIFMTGDDRIASTLGGTMKTRCLAKPFSIGELREALGAFLTPVSDVPCAS, from the coding sequence ATGAATCGGAAAAGACTGCTCATCGTCGACGACGAGAAGCTCGTCCATGACGTCATCGGGCGCGCGCTCCGCCGCCGGATCGACATCGTCCACGAGCTGAGCGCGGAGGAGGCGCTCGAGCACCTCGCGATCGAGCTCGAAGGCGGCGCCTTCGACGTCGTCCTCCTCGACGTGTGCATGCCCGGCGTGCCCGACGGCATCGACTTCTTCCGCTACATCCAGCGCATCGACGCCGGACGGCGACCGCCCGTGATCTTCATGACGGGCGACGATCGCATCGCGTCGACGCTCGGCGGGACGATGAAGACGCGCTGCCTCGCGAAGCCGTTCTCCATCGGTGAGCTCCGGGAGGCGCTCGGCGCGTTCCTCACGCCGGTCAGCGACGTGCCATGCGCGTCGTAG
- a CDS encoding TetR/AcrR family transcriptional regulator codes for MTTSGRKTKTRVRLDVDERRSQLVELGLAEFGSRPYDEVSIDAIAQAAGISKGLVYHYFPTKRAFYIACVREGATRVVNQIEAPAEGTPFEQLRAAIDRYLEYVRVHGVAFATLMRSGIGADREITEIIDETRDALLNLLRSGLGELFPNVADTKGTLLDIALRGWIGLVESASIAWVEACLDQDTKNHTPTADSLRDTLSEALIAIVASALKTQGATSTATSSSHN; via the coding sequence ATGACGACCTCGGGGCGCAAGACGAAGACGCGGGTGCGGCTCGACGTCGACGAACGACGATCGCAGCTCGTAGAGCTGGGCCTCGCCGAGTTCGGCTCCCGTCCCTACGACGAGGTCTCGATCGACGCGATCGCCCAGGCGGCCGGCATCTCGAAGGGCCTCGTCTATCACTACTTCCCGACGAAGCGTGCATTCTACATCGCCTGCGTCCGCGAGGGCGCGACGCGGGTGGTTAACCAGATCGAGGCGCCGGCGGAGGGGACCCCGTTCGAGCAGCTCCGCGCCGCGATCGACCGCTACCTCGAGTACGTCCGCGTGCACGGCGTCGCGTTCGCGACCCTCATGCGGAGCGGCATCGGCGCCGACCGCGAGATCACGGAGATCATCGACGAGACACGCGACGCGCTCCTGAACCTCCTTCGCAGCGGCCTCGGCGAGCTCTTCCCGAACGTCGCCGACACGAAGGGAACGCTGCTCGACATCGCGCTCCGCGGCTGGATCGGCCTCGTGGAGAGCGCCAGCATCGCCTGGGTCGAAGCCTGCCTCGACCAAGACACGAAGAACCACACCCCCACCGCCGACTCCCTCCGCGACACCCTCTCGGAGGCCCTCATCGCCATCGTCGCCAGCGCACTCAAGACGCAAGGCGCAACCTCGACCGCCACCTCCTCATCCCACAACTGA
- a CDS encoding glucosaminidase domain-containing protein, which translates to MKHLRGVGFLLFAFTCAACAPIDEDVEDMGETTSAATSWDCYAPQPGHPTPAEKEAFLKKAGLSALKAERTYGVPASAILAMAAIEGGFGYTRTALYANNSFGYKFVSAGSAGGRGKYTLTCQPAWDVGNDYIVFRSLEDGILFVAYKLAVRADWANYKAATDRYRAARLADPDADPTAAVNAWIDGIADEGYNYDPPVYKRTIKSAITTHALYRFSASAIPGTSTTPP; encoded by the coding sequence ATGAAACATCTGCGCGGTGTTGGTTTCCTGCTGTTCGCTTTCACGTGCGCGGCGTGCGCGCCGATCGACGAAGACGTGGAAGACATGGGCGAGACGACGTCGGCGGCCACGAGCTGGGACTGCTACGCGCCCCAGCCCGGCCACCCCACGCCGGCGGAGAAGGAGGCGTTCCTCAAGAAGGCGGGGCTCTCGGCGCTGAAGGCGGAGCGCACGTACGGCGTCCCCGCCTCCGCGATCCTCGCGATGGCCGCGATCGAGGGCGGCTTCGGCTACACGCGGACCGCGCTCTACGCGAACAACTCGTTCGGCTACAAGTTCGTGTCCGCCGGCTCCGCGGGGGGACGCGGGAAGTACACGCTGACGTGCCAGCCCGCGTGGGACGTCGGCAACGACTACATCGTCTTCCGCAGCCTCGAGGACGGCATCCTCTTCGTCGCGTACAAGCTCGCGGTCCGCGCCGACTGGGCGAACTACAAGGCGGCGACCGATCGCTACCGCGCCGCGCGTCTCGCGGATCCGGACGCGGACCCGACCGCGGCGGTGAACGCGTGGATCGATGGGATCGCGGACGAGGGCTACAACTACGATCCGCCGGTCTACAAGCGGACGATCAAGTCGGCGATCACGACGCACGCGCTGTACCGCTTCTCGGCGTCGGCGATCCCGGGCACGTCGACGACGCCGCCCTGA